Part of the Acidobacteriota bacterium genome, AGGACAATCGCTGCCCACTTTCTCCAACGCCTGCCCAATACGAGGCGGCGCGCGATCACAAACAGGAGGACACCGTCGAATGCGAACCCGACCGCGTAGATGTCAAACGTGTCACCAAGCGCTAGGCCGATGTGGATTGCTCCGGTCGATGCCAACAACCACGCCAGGAAGCGTCGGTCGGTTGGCAGGGCGCGGTAGCCGGTGAGTGTGGCCGACCTGGTTCCTCGGGTGTCACGCCACCGGAGCAACAGCACCCATATCGCGAAAAGGGCGAGGGCGACCCAGCCCGCTCCGGGTTCGGGGATCACCCGATACAAGGGACTCCCCAGATAGTCTCCGGCGTCGCGTAGGGCCGTTACTGCAGCGCCGGCGCTTGAGAGGCTGCTGCTCATGCGGTCGTCCCCGCAGTTCTAGGTCTGCGGTACCAACGACGTCGTTTTGGTGGAACATTGAACACTCTCAGCGCGGTCTGTTGGCGCAGCAGTCTGATGACAGCGATGGGAAGCACTAAGCGTGTCAACACGGGAACCGGTCCCGGGAGGCTGTGTGCGAGGAAAAGGGTCAGCAAGAGCTCGATAACAGTGATCGCAACTATCAGCCTCTCGATCCTGATGGTGTACTTTCTGGCTCTGGGAGAACCTCTCCGGAGTCCCCTGGAGAGTCGAAGTGTGATGAGCGCAGCGAGTGCGGTGACGATAACCGAGACGATCGTGACGCCGCCTGTCAAGGCCGTGATGAAGCCCACTTCAAGAGTCGATACAAAGGCGATACCACCCTGGATGAGCACGAGAATCCGGACAACGTTGATAACACTGTCGTCTACGGTCTGTATCTGAGTTTGCGAGGTCATGCCCCGATCGTATGGGGCGATGCTCGGTGCATCTATTGGGGATACCCCTGATTGTTCCCTAAGAAAACGGTTTGGGTTTACCCGAATTGACCGACATACGCATATGCGTATAATCACCGCTCGCGATACTAAGCCGAGGCCGAACCATGTTTACTGAATCCAAACGCGTCGCCATTCTTGGGGCGTCCGGTTATGCCGGTGGTGAGCTTGTTCGTCTCGTTGACGGACATCCAAATCTTGAACTTGTTCACATCGGCGCCCACTCCCGGGCTGGGCAACCTCTCAGTTCAGTCCACCCACATCTGTCGGGCGGCGAGCGTGTGCTTGCCACGCTCGAACCCTCCGAGGTCCCCGAAATTGACGTTGTCTTTTTTGCGCTACCGCACGGTGCATCGGCGGCGCCCGCAATGCAACTTCTTAACCGGGGAGCGGTCCTCGTCGATCTGGGATCAGACTTTCGGATGACAGATCCGGTTCGGTACACCGAGGCGTATGGCATTGAACACCCGGCACCCGAGCAGCTCGGTAGCTGGGTGTACGGTCTACCCGAGTTGTTCGGAAAGCACCTGATCGGTGCCGACCGGATTGCGGTACCTGGCTGTTATCCGACGGGTGCGCTGCTTGGCCTCGCACCGCTCGTCACGGCCGGTCTTGTCGATACATCCGGTGTGATCGTCGATTCGCTTTCTGGAGTATCGGGTGCGGGTCGCTCCGTAAAGGACAACCTCCACTACGGCGCTGCGAGCGAAAACGCCACCGCATACGGGCTCGTCACCCACCGACACCGGCCAGAAATCGAGCAAGGTCTTGAGGCGGTCGGGGCGGTCGACCCCGTTGTCACCTTTACCCCACACCTCGTCCCGATGTTGCGCGGTGAGCTGACAACTTCCTACTGCAAGACCAAGGCGTCTGAGGAAGAGCTGAGGGAGGCGCTCACTAAAGCGTATGCGGATGCACCGTTTGTGCGCGTCGTCGATGAACCACCGCAGACGAGGTGGGTGGTTGGTTCGAACAACGCAATGGTGACCGTACGTGTGGACCAACACGCCGGGTTGGCGATCATCGTTTCAGCGATTGACAATCTCCTCAAGGGTGCCGCCGGGCAGGCTGTGCAGTGTGTCAACGTGTCATATGGATGGGAAGAAACCTTGGGGCTCCCATCCACAGGGGCGATGCCATGAGCGTTGTCGCGGCAAGAGGATTTAGGGCAAATGGGGTCGCCGCGGGCATCAAGTCGGACGGCGCTCTCGACCTTGCCGTTGTGATCGCGGACGAGGTGATACCGACAGCGGCCGTGTTCACAACATCGCAGGCGCCCGCTGCACCGGTCCGTCTCAGCGCGCACAACGTGATGACACAGCCCGGTTCACGCGCCGTGGTGCTCAACTCCGGTGGTGCCAATGCCGGTACGGGGCCGAGCGGGGATGCATTGGCGGTGACCACGATCGAGGCAATGGCAGAGCTGCTTTCTTGTGAACCAGCCGAGGTCCTTGTGTGTTCTACCGGCACCATCGGGTCTTCGCTTCCGGTCGACCGCATGGTTGCCGCTCTGCCACAGGCGATCGCAAACGCATCCGCTTCGCCAGAGGGAGGTACCGCAGCAGCGCAGGCGATCATGACCACTGACACGGTCATCAAAGAGGCGACGGTGAGCGCGGACGGCTACATAATCGGTGGCATGGTCAAGGGCGCTGGAATGATCCGCCCGGACATGGCGACGATGCTCTGCGTCATCACCACCGACGCCAGACTCACGAGTGCCCAGCTCGACCATGCCCTACGTAAAGCGGTTGTGGTTTCGTTCAACTCGCTCACCCTCGACGGGTGCGCCTCGACAAACGACACCGTGATAGTGATGGCCTCTGGGATGTCCGCAGCGACACCAGATCTTGGGGAGTTCGCCGGCCGACTCTCAGCGGTTTGTCTCGACCTTGCCAACCAAATGGCGCACGATGCCGAAGGGGCGACGCGGGTCATTACTTTGAACGTTCGGGGTGCAGGCACCGATCAACAAGCCCGTCTGGTTGGTCGTGACATCTGCGATTCAGACCTCGTTCGGGCATCATTTTTTGGTGGCGACCCGAACTGGGGGCGTCTGCTCGGTGCGGCCGCGGCATCGACGATCCCGATCGACGCCGGGATGTTCTCCGTCGCGTACTGCGGCGTGGAAATTGCCGCCGGTGGTGTGCAGGTCAACTACGACGAATCGTCGTTGCTCGCGCGCCTCAAGGATGGAGATTTTGAAATTGATATCACCGTCGGAGGTGGCGAGGGAGCGGCGACCATCGTCACTACCGACCTCACGCCGGAGTACGTGGCGTTTAACGGGGAGAGATCCTGATGACAACCGGCCACACATCACCGACGCAGGTGAAGTCACGCATAGCCACCGGCATGGGTAAGGCGCGCATCTTTAGCGAGGCGCTGCCGTTCATCAAGCGATATCGGGACACCACGGTTGTCATCAAGTACGGCGGTTCCGCAATGGTCGACGCTGCGTTACGGGAGTCCTTTGCCGATGACGTCGCGATGCTCCACTACGTCGGTATCAATCCCGTCATCGTGCACGGCGGCGGTCCCCACATCTCAA contains:
- the argJ gene encoding bifunctional glutamate N-acetyltransferase/amino-acid acetyltransferase ArgJ, translating into MSVVAARGFRANGVAAGIKSDGALDLAVVIADEVIPTAAVFTTSQAPAAPVRLSAHNVMTQPGSRAVVLNSGGANAGTGPSGDALAVTTIEAMAELLSCEPAEVLVCSTGTIGSSLPVDRMVAALPQAIANASASPEGGTAAAQAIMTTDTVIKEATVSADGYIIGGMVKGAGMIRPDMATMLCVITTDARLTSAQLDHALRKAVVVSFNSLTLDGCASTNDTVIVMASGMSAATPDLGEFAGRLSAVCLDLANQMAHDAEGATRVITLNVRGAGTDQQARLVGRDICDSDLVRASFFGGDPNWGRLLGAAAASTIPIDAGMFSVAYCGVEIAAGGVQVNYDESSLLARLKDGDFEIDITVGGGEGAATIVTTDLTPEYVAFNGERS
- the argC gene encoding N-acetyl-gamma-glutamyl-phosphate reductase; this encodes MFTESKRVAILGASGYAGGELVRLVDGHPNLELVHIGAHSRAGQPLSSVHPHLSGGERVLATLEPSEVPEIDVVFFALPHGASAAPAMQLLNRGAVLVDLGSDFRMTDPVRYTEAYGIEHPAPEQLGSWVYGLPELFGKHLIGADRIAVPGCYPTGALLGLAPLVTAGLVDTSGVIVDSLSGVSGAGRSVKDNLHYGAASENATAYGLVTHRHRPEIEQGLEAVGAVDPVVTFTPHLVPMLRGELTTSYCKTKASEEELREALTKAYADAPFVRVVDEPPQTRWVVGSNNAMVTVRVDQHAGLAIIVSAIDNLLKGAAGQAVQCVNVSYGWEETLGLPSTGAMP